The Cottoperca gobio chromosome 5, fCotGob3.1, whole genome shotgun sequence region AACGGCACACTTGTGGAatttgtaatataatgtaaagatATATCTTCATCTTAGATTTGATGGTTTGTGGAGTTTTTCCCAAGTTTATGTTTGTGGTTTTTGAAGATTGTAAAGGTTATTGGATTTTACACttgttgccagtttattagggaAAGCTAACTGAACCTATTGCAGTGTAATACAACAACAGGGTTATACATGTTGACTGCAGATAACTATTTTCATTACCAGCAAATTGGCTAAATGTCTTATGATTTAGttgatcaattaattgtttaggTTTTGAAATGTCAAGACATGGTGGCTATCAGTCTCTGAGCCAGGGGGACTTGACTCTTGAAACGACTTGTTATGTCCACTGAGGAGTCCAGAACCCAAATATGTAATCAATATATTGTCCTATTATCAAATGGGACAAACACAATTtgtaaatcctcacatttgagctGAACCCAGAGAAATGTTgctatttttgcttgaaaaataactgaaacaataattaataatagttAATTAATTTTCAGTTATTGGAGTAATCAATAAATCCTTtaattgtttcagtttgttaaaaTGATTTTACAGAGGTGTTCatctttatggtcattttggaaTCTGTAGTTTGAAGGTGCTGTTGAGGTGTATTGAATTATATTGAGTTGTTTATATTTGGTTACTGGTATAAATGGGATGAACTGTTGTATTAATCTGCATTCATGTTTAATTGAGTATaccaaataaacaaagtatATGCAGCAGTGCAGTATATCAACACAGattgtaatgtttattaataatttaaagaaGTTCTTAACCCTCTGAGTACTAAGCCATTTCTTTTCAGATTTTTGGTTCACTTGGTCTCCTTGTGTAAAGATGCTCGTACAACCTCAACCCTGTACTGCAGAATAAACTAGGCTATCAGAATTAGGTATGCTGTAGGGGATGTCACATGAATGTATACATAGTTATATAACCATACGGTATTCAAATCACACAGAACAATAAGAACCAAAACTTTGAGCTTCAGAAAAATGTTCTCCCAAGTCTTGGGaaccaggggggggggagaaccaTGCTAACTAACACGCATCTAAAAGCTATTCacattatttacaaaaaaacacactgatgtcCTGCAGCAGAGGTGCTATGCTCTTCAGCAGCCTGTTGCTCATCATTCACACATTAGTAATATTGAAGGTTTTCAATATCAGATCACAAATATTATGTTTCACTCCTCACAGGATGAGGACAGCTGAATCTCTCCCTGCATAGAGACCATACACTGTGTTCACACTTCACACATGTTGTTATGTTACTGTAGATAACTTGCGTTGGGATGGATAATTGTTTAAAATAACATCTGATACCTTGATAAGATCCTAAAACACTCTGCCCAAATGAACGATGCATGTCCaaatataaaactattaatatatatttttttttatttcaaatataccTCAGCTGGGATCAATTCCCTCTTGGTAAGATCACAGTCTGCTCCTCATTCTCCATCATCTTCACTTTCCTGAAATCAAAATCAGCTGTTGGTCTTTCCATCTCCAAACTGTGCACGAGTAATGAATAAATTATTACTCGCTACGAACTACAAGACTGCTTCCGATCGCTCTTCCTGTTCATTTGcctcataaaatatataaaaacggAACAACTACTAATATATTCTTGGATTGCGCACTACATCCTGGGAGCAAGCCGTACAATATTATCCACGTGCGCAGGGAACATTTTCAGTCATGGCATCAGCAAAAGCCTCTGATTCGTCCAAAGACTTGCACAATGCATCACGGGATGCATAATTACCTCAAAACTCTTTGGCTAATGACAACACAATCTAAATAGTCCAGGAAGAAAATCCATAATCACATTTATAAGCTTTGTGAAGTCTCAAAAACACTGTTGTTTCAGGATAGATTACAAACCGCCTGAAAAGAGTAAGGCCACGTCGCAAAATATTCTGTAAAGGTGGTGTTACATATATGAAATCATAAACCTCGAAGGGTTAGGGTGATTTAGGTGCTCTGTTTTGTATCTCCATCTAATTCTCATCACTCTCTTTTCAGCGATGAGCTCTCAGCTGCAggtcttctctcctccctccatctcctccagtGCCTTTTGTCGCGTTAAAAAGGTGAAGGTGGAGAGCAATGTTTGGGACGTGTCCACCACTGAAGCCTACAGCTCCATAGCGGGCCAGTCGGCATACACCTTTACCCCAGCCATGGCGGTGGCACCCTTTGCACCATCCCTGGTCTTCCCCCCTACAGCGCCCGGCTCCAGAGGTCATGTGGTGGTGCGGGCAGCTGATAGCACTGGCAGTCTTCCCCGTGGATCCAGTCGACGTGTGGCAGAGCAGGCGACGTCTTCCTCTTACGCTCATACGGAGACAACCTCTGAAACAAGGGGGCACCGGCACGGGCATAAGAGAAAGAtcgaggaaactaatgaaggcaGTGGGAGCGGGTGTGGCAGTGTCCAAATACTAGAGGAGCTCTCAGCCCCTGCAGCAACTTACTCCACCCGTAcgggtggtggtggaggaggcaCAGGCCAGTCTATTCCCCACTCGGCTCCAACTACTAAAAGCAGCAGCTCTAATGGTGAAGGGGATTATCAGCTTGTGCAGCACGAGATCCTCTGCTCCGTGTCCTGCAGCTATGAAGTGCTGGAGTTCTTAGGAAGAGGCACGTTTGGACAAGTGGCCAAGTGCTGGAAGAGAGGCACCAATGAGATTGTGGCCATCAAGATCCTGAAAAACCATCCTTCGTATGCTCGTCAGGGCCAAATTGAGGTAATTACACATCATTTTGTTGATGCACCATTTGTGTATCCTGCCTTGATAACACAACTAGTGGTAACTGGTTTCATTTTACATCGTTGGCAGAGAGCTTCTTGTCTCGCAGCAATAATGCTGCAATGCtagctgtgtgtggctgtatgtGAGATTTATGTAGAAGCTTCAGGGATGCTACCAGGATGTTGTTGGTTAGGGCTGTTAAATTGCAACTGATGTGAAGTGACTCCCTGCCTGTGGTACTACTGTCTACTGGCATTATCTATCATTTTGGCAACTACTGTAACTTACCTCCATTCAATGACATTGTGCACGTTCTTGCATTATCTTGTTATGAAACATGACTGAACCAGCTTTAATGTACAAATGACATGTGTTTCTCTTTAACAGGTGGGTATTCTGAATAGGCTGAGCGCAGAGAACGCAGATGAGTACAACTTTGTGCGTTCATACGAATGCTTCCAACACAAGGGACACACCTGCCTGGTGTTTGAGATGCTGGAGCAGAACCTGTATGACTTTCTCAAGCACAGCAAGTTCAGCCCACTCCCACTCCGGCACATCAGACCCATCCTTCAGCAGGTTGGCAAATGTTTTTGGTAGTCATTCATAAAACCGTTTCctattattacttttaatttgttattgCTGCTCTAAACCTTTAATTCTAATGCAGCCGGatacatctttgtttttttcatctttaGGTGGCTACAGCGCTGATGAAATTGAAAAGCCTCGGTCTGATTCATGCAGACCTGAAACCAGAGAACATCATGCTGGTCGACCCCCTCAGACAGCCCTACAGGGTGAAGGTCATTGACTTTGGCTCAGCGAGTCACGTGTCCAAAGCGGTCTGCTCGACCTACTTACAGTCTCGCTACTACAGGTTAGTGGAAGGAAATCCAGCGGTGTTTTGTTCATATAAATACATCTGTCCATGTAATCTTATGAGGATGAGTGGTGACCTATAAGCCATGTTACTATGACACAACTCTATAGCGCAGTTCTGTTTCCTAATCCTTGAACCTTCTCTTTGCTGTGTAGGGCTCCAGAGATCATTTTGGGTTTGCCGTTCTGTGAGGCCATCGACATGtggtctttaggatgtgtgatTGCTGAGCTGTTTCTGGGTTGGCCTCTCTACCCTGGAGCATCTGAGTACGACCAGGTCAGTACTGACGTTAAGGGTTTCCCAGGCTTTATCTGGGAATAAACAAATGCTCAAATGCCTGGGAAAGGCGGCTAACCTATGAGATAGAATAGAGGCCGTCATTGTTAGTTGATAGCAGGTCATGAAGGTATTGGGTAGGTGCTCTGTAGAAACTCGTATTGAGAGCTGCTATATTTGCAATAAGCCAAGAGATGCCAACGTGCTTCAGAAGAACAAGCAGAACTACAAACTGTAAGGGTAGATGTTAGTCATATCCATGGCACTTACTGTTTTATCTCACCTTTATGTGTTTTCCCCTCGTTTCCAGATCCGTTACATTTCTCAGACTCAAGGCCTGCCTGCGGAGTACTTGCTGAGCGCCGGCTCTAAGACCAGTCGCTTCTTCAATCGAGGACCTGACTCCAGCTACCCACTGTGGAGGCTTAAGGTTAATATAGCCTCATATTAGTCCTACTGAGTATCTGCTTATTAAGTGGTCTGGAACTGATCCATTAGGGTTATCAGACAATGAGTGAACATGTTAGAACATAAAGACGTCTTGATGCTCCCCCTGATTTCATTATTTGATTTGTATCCATATCACTTAATGTAtaagcagaaatgttttttctattttccaGACTCCATCAGAGCATGAAATGGAGATGGGTATCAAGTCCAAGGAGGCCAGGAAGTACATCTTCAACTGTCTGGATGACATGATGCAGGTAGATGGCTTTCTCACATAACCTCTATTAAAGTCCTTTTGCTCCGCACGCACCGTTTTTACTCTGTACACAAATACTACGCACACAAACCGAGGAATCACATTACCTCTACCTCCACATTGTTTGTTTGATccattagttttttttgtattccagGTCAACCTGTCTTCTCATTTGGAGGGCACGGACATGTTGGCAGAGAAAGCTGATAGACGAGAGTTTATAGACCTCCTGAAGCGGATGCTCCGTCTGGATGCCGACAAAAGGATCACGCCTACAAAAACTCTGGGTCACCCCTTTGTCACAATGAGCCACCTCATGGATTACCCCCACAGCTCACAGTAAGTGTGCGATGTGAAGATATTCTCTCAGGCTCTGCTGCACATGTATGTCGGTTTGGTCgcgtctttatttaaatgtaatcgTTGAAACGCTCATTACTCCTTCCTCTCCAGTGTGAAGTCCTGCTTCCAGAACATGGAGATCTGTAAGCGCCGCAGTTCCTACGATGGCAGCAAATCCCTGTACTCCACCAATGCAGTTCCCAGCGCTGCTGCGGGCAACCTCACGGTCACCTTCAGTAGCCAACTCAACCAGCATAACCAGGTATGGCCCTTATCTTCACCACTACAGGGTTCACACGGGGGGCTAGAATACTTGCACATTCAAATGAACCACAAAACTCTGTCTTATAATTATAAAGTTTTGTTCATCAAGTCATTATAACAAAATTGCACAGAATCAGAAGTCTCTAAgctttttctcatttttttaattgctctTCCTCTTTACGCTGCCTTATTGAGCCTGTTACAGACTAAACGTGATGGGTTTTGTAACGTTGTCTGTCTATGCACTTTGTCTTCGTGCTTTCTCTgaatgttatttataaaaaaaaataataaaaaagctgGCTGGCATAGGGAGACAGGGGCTTGCTAATGTTAGTACTCGCTGCTACGTTAACGTACTCTGAAGTGAGTAAAACGAGATCTCCCCGTTTGACAAGCACTTACTCTTGGAACTATTTTGTCCTAACGAAGTAAAGCGACACAGACAGAACTA contains the following coding sequences:
- the hipk1b gene encoding homeodomain-interacting protein kinase 1 isoform X2 yields the protein MSSQLQVFSPPSISSSAFCRVKKVKVESNVWDVSTTEAYSSIAGQSAYTFTPAMAVAPFAPSLVFPPTAPGSRGHVVVRAADSTGSLPRGSSRRVAEQATSSSYAHTETTSETRGHRHGHKRKIEETNEGSGSGCGSVQILEELSAPAATYSTRTGGGGGGTGQSIPHSAPTTKSSSSNGEGDYQLVQHEILCSVSCSYEVLEFLGRGTFGQVAKCWKRGTNEIVAIKILKNHPSYARQGQIEVGILNRLSAENADEYNFVRSYECFQHKGHTCLVFEMLEQNLYDFLKHSKFSPLPLRHIRPILQQVATALMKLKSLGLIHADLKPENIMLVDPLRQPYRVKVIDFGSASHVSKAVCSTYLQSRYYRAPEIILGLPFCEAIDMWSLGCVIAELFLGWPLYPGASEYDQIRYISQTQGLPAEYLLSAGSKTSRFFNRGPDSSYPLWRLKTPSEHEMEMGIKSKEARKYIFNCLDDMMQVNLSSHLEGTDMLAEKADRREFIDLLKRMLRLDADKRITPTKTLGHPFVTMSHLMDYPHSSHVKSCFQNMEICKRRSSYDGSKSLYSTNAVPSAAAGNLTVTFSSQLNQHNQVPSAGGAVPLLNYQPALYQQATINIPGLAQQSVPIPTRPAGLCSQTEPFQQTLIVCPPSTIQGLQSSSKSSSFPVRMENAVPIVPQNQSAQSLQIQPSMLTQGSCTPLMVATLHPPSAGIAPQYSLPLGLGAGVGRPTLLEHTATVLAWPTGTQQILIPSSWQQVPGVAIHSSAHQSNVPESPLENLHSDASTQQGHSWRSTTQARTQQERKKVKARRGENRNRGISAASLLCSDVTPPSATWSQPIVISDTPSPAVSIITIHSDTDTEDERKFHPASVGLSQRTNVISCVTVHDSDSSTASPLTPLPRTLNPASTMSSRQAKSLAVVAPSVKTQGSERAAVSRGRLETVTYIKPKRSSNRQPCSSGESMERHRLVPSQSHPLNLSQVQPVVSSSQERSHSDSSLRRQPTFPPVISSHYNFPEVSALASASVPGPSLYAYPASTALSSASQAMEQLLGRGHGSHGHSPSAYAATYTSSSSSRRDSASRKDSVSSLLHGLPAAYQHQFATGSPYVSVTPRAEAYSAYQLSPRRLTQYPYL
- the hipk1b gene encoding homeodomain-interacting protein kinase 1 isoform X1 is translated as MSSQLQVFSPPSISSSAFCRVKKVKVESNVWDVSTTEAYSSIAGQSAYTFTPAMAVAPFAPSLVFPPTAPGSRGHVVVRAADSTGSLPRGSSRRVAEQATSSSYAHTETTSETRGHRHGHKRKIEETNEGSGSGCGSVQILEELSAPAATYSTRTGGGGGGTGQSIPHSAPTTKSSSSNGEGDYQLVQHEILCSVSCSYEVLEFLGRGTFGQVAKCWKRGTNEIVAIKILKNHPSYARQGQIEVGILNRLSAENADEYNFVRSYECFQHKGHTCLVFEMLEQNLYDFLKHSKFSPLPLRHIRPILQQVATALMKLKSLGLIHADLKPENIMLVDPLRQPYRVKVIDFGSASHVSKAVCSTYLQSRYYRAPEIILGLPFCEAIDMWSLGCVIAELFLGWPLYPGASEYDQIRYISQTQGLPAEYLLSAGSKTSRFFNRGPDSSYPLWRLKTPSEHEMEMGIKSKEARKYIFNCLDDMMQVNLSSHLEGTDMLAEKADRREFIDLLKRMLRLDADKRITPTKTLGHPFVTMSHLMDYPHSSHVKSCFQNMEICKRRSSYDGSKSLYSTNAVPSAAAGNLTVTFSSQLNQHNQVPSAGGAVPLLNYQPALYQQATINIPGLAQQSVPIPTRPAGLCSQTEPFQQTLIVCPPSTIQGLQSSSKSSSFPVRMENAVPIVPQNQSAQSLQIQPSMLTQGSCTPLMVATLHPPSAGIAPQYSLPLGLGAGVGRPTLLEHTATVLQAWPTGTQQILIPSSWQQVPGVAIHSSAHQSNVPESPLENLHSDASTQQGHSWRSTTQARTQQERKKVKARRGENRNRGISAASLLCSDVTPPSATWSQPIVISDTPSPAVSIITIHSDTDTEDERKFHPASVGLSQRTNVISCVTVHDSDSSTASPLTPLPRTLNPASTMSSRQAKSLAVVAPSVKTQGSERAAVSRGRLETVTYIKPKRSSNRQPCSSGESMERHRLVPSQSHPLNLSQVQPVVSSSQERSHSDSSLRRQPTFPPVISSHYNFPEVSALASASVPGPSLYAYPASTALSSASQAMEQLLGRGHGSHGHSPSAYAATYTSSSSSRRDSASRKDSVSSLLHGLPAAYQHQFATGSPYVSVTPRAEAYSAYQLSPRRLTQYPYL
- the hipk1b gene encoding homeodomain-interacting protein kinase 1 isoform X3; translated protein: MSSQLQVFSPPSISSSAFCRVKKVKVESNVWDVSTTEAYSSIAGQSAYTFTPAMAVAPFAPSLVFPPTAPGSRGHVVVRAADSTGSLPRGSSRRVAEQATSSSYAHTETTSETRGHRHGHKRKIEETNEGSGSGCGSVQILEELSAPAATYSTRTGGGGGGTGQSIPHSAPTTKSSSSNGEGDYQLVQHEILCSVSCSYEVLEFLGRGTFGQVAKCWKRGTNEIVAIKILKNHPSYARQGQIEVGILNRLSAENADEYNFVRSYECFQHKGHTCLVFEMLEQNLYDFLKHSKFSPLPLRHIRPILQQVATALMKLKSLGLIHADLKPENIMLVDPLRQPYRVKVIDFGSASHVSKAVCSTYLQSRYYRAPEIILGLPFCEAIDMWSLGCVIAELFLGWPLYPGASEYDQIRYISQTQGLPAEYLLSAGSKTSRFFNRGPDSSYPLWRLKTPSEHEMEMGIKSKEARKYIFNCLDDMMQVNLSSHLEGTDMLAEKADRREFIDLLKRMLRLDADKRITPTKTLGHPFVTMSHLMDYPHSSHVKSCFQNMEICKRRSSYDGSKSLYSTNAVPSAAAGNLTVTFSSQLNQHNQVPSAGGAVPLLNYQPALYQQATINIPGLAQQSVPIPTRPAGLCSQTEPFQQTLIVCPPSTIQGLQSSSKSSSFPVRMENAVPIVPQNQSAQSLQIQPSMLTQQAWPTGTQQILIPSSWQQVPGVAIHSSAHQSNVPESPLENLHSDASTQQGHSWRSTTQARTQQERKKVKARRGENRNRGISAASLLCSDVTPPSATWSQPIVISDTPSPAVSIITIHSDTDTEDERKFHPASVGLSQRTNVISCVTVHDSDSSTASPLTPLPRTLNPASTMSSRQAKSLAVVAPSVKTQGSERAAVSRGRLETVTYIKPKRSSNRQPCSSGESMERHRLVPSQSHPLNLSQVQPVVSSSQERSHSDSSLRRQPTFPPVISSHYNFPEVSALASASVPGPSLYAYPASTALSSASQAMEQLLGRGHGSHGHSPSAYAATYTSSSSSRRDSASRKDSVSSLLHGLPAAYQHQFATGSPYVSVTPRAEAYSAYQLSPRRLTQYPYL
- the hipk1b gene encoding homeodomain-interacting protein kinase 1 isoform X4, which produces MSSQLQVFSPPSISSSAFCRVKKVKVESNVWDVSTTEAYSSIAGQSAYTFTPAMAVAPFAPSLVFPPTAPGSRGHVVVRAADSTGSLPRGSSRRVAEQATSSSYAHTETTSETRGHRHGHKRKIEETNEGSGSGCGSVQILEELSAPAATYSTRTGGGGGGTGQSIPHSAPTTKSSSSNGEGDYQLVQHEILCSVSCSYEVLEFLGRGTFGQVAKCWKRGTNEIVAIKILKNHPSYARQGQIEVGILNRLSAENADEYNFVRSYECFQHKGHTCLVFEMLEQNLYDFLKHSKFSPLPLRHIRPILQQVATALMKLKSLGLIHADLKPENIMLVDPLRQPYRVKVIDFGSASHVSKAVCSTYLQSRYYRAPEIILGLPFCEAIDMWSLGCVIAELFLGWPLYPGASEYDQIRYISQTQGLPAEYLLSAGSKTSRFFNRGPDSSYPLWRLKTPSEHEMEMGIKSKEARKYIFNCLDDMMQVNLSSHLEGTDMLAEKADRREFIDLLKRMLRLDADKRITPTKTLGHPFVTMSHLMDYPHSSHVKSCFQNMEICKRRSSYDGSKSLYSTNAVPSAAAGNLTVTFSSQLNQHNQVPSAGGAVPLLNYQPALYQQATINIPGLAQQSVPIPTRPAGLCSQTEPFQQTLIVCPPSTIQGLQSSSKSSSFPVRMENAVPIVPQNQSAQSLQIQPSMLTQAWPTGTQQILIPSSWQQVPGVAIHSSAHQSNVPESPLENLHSDASTQQGHSWRSTTQARTQQERKKVKARRGENRNRGISAASLLCSDVTPPSATWSQPIVISDTPSPAVSIITIHSDTDTEDERKFHPASVGLSQRTNVISCVTVHDSDSSTASPLTPLPRTLNPASTMSSRQAKSLAVVAPSVKTQGSERAAVSRGRLETVTYIKPKRSSNRQPCSSGESMERHRLVPSQSHPLNLSQVQPVVSSSQERSHSDSSLRRQPTFPPVISSHYNFPEVSALASASVPGPSLYAYPASTALSSASQAMEQLLGRGHGSHGHSPSAYAATYTSSSSSRRDSASRKDSVSSLLHGLPAAYQHQFATGSPYVSVTPRAEAYSAYQLSPRRLTQYPYL